One window of Dehalobacterium formicoaceticum genomic DNA carries:
- a CDS encoding ABC transporter ATP-binding protein, with product MNHERGLKSVVFKIISSSKGLTLAMVFIIAGAIVTALFPPLVLERIVNLLIAPEQVPLNLPLAYFGLLAISGLFESGQNVMITKFGQKVTRGLRSEMCAKLQYLPVAYFTEHEPGKITSRFVNDVDAVDSMFTNGIISMFADAFKVLSILAVIFYKSKGLGLIMILITPLIFVMTRQFQKQILQAQLANRIAISKVNNHVPETIGNIRMIHTLFRQKYMEQKYDDYIEESYRATDKSNLYDSIYSPIVIFISACIIASMMILAALGGQVQQFFGITVGTAVAMIAYVSRVFEPIESIGMEIQNIQSAVAGIKRINEFLQEPERKKTDSSITNRELNPGNGPFIHFDHVSFSYDQEKTLENPIFNDLCFTVASGEAVTIAGRTGAGKSTIFRLLLGMYSPDEGRVLINGVDADKIPDTQKRKLFGYVEQSFHQVAGTVTDQISLFDPEISFTQVEDAAKLVGLHESILALAKGYDTEAEHAAFSQGQFQLLSIARAVAASPKILLLDEITANLDSDTEGRVLEALKRASQGRTVISISHRLHENTLNQRIIQIGNQTKEVI from the coding sequence ATGAATCATGAGAGGGGTCTTAAATCTGTGGTCTTCAAAATTATTTCGTCCTCTAAAGGGCTGACTCTTGCGATGGTATTTATCATCGCAGGTGCGATTGTGACCGCCCTCTTCCCGCCGCTGGTTTTAGAACGAATCGTCAATCTCCTGATTGCACCAGAGCAGGTTCCCCTTAATCTCCCCCTCGCTTACTTTGGCTTGCTCGCTATTTCAGGGTTATTTGAGTCGGGGCAGAATGTCATGATTACGAAGTTTGGACAAAAGGTCACCAGGGGTTTGCGCAGTGAAATGTGCGCCAAGCTTCAATATCTGCCAGTTGCTTATTTCACAGAGCATGAACCTGGCAAAATAACTTCCCGCTTTGTGAACGATGTGGATGCGGTGGATTCCATGTTCACCAACGGGATCATTAGTATGTTTGCCGACGCTTTCAAGGTCCTCAGTATTCTGGCGGTGATCTTTTACAAAAGCAAAGGTCTTGGTTTGATCATGATCCTGATTACACCCCTGATCTTTGTCATGACACGCCAATTCCAAAAGCAGATACTCCAGGCTCAGCTGGCCAATCGCATCGCCATCAGCAAGGTCAACAACCATGTACCGGAGACCATTGGCAATATTCGCATGATTCACACCTTGTTTCGCCAAAAATACATGGAGCAAAAATATGATGATTACATTGAGGAAAGCTATCGTGCCACAGATAAGTCCAATCTGTATGATTCTATTTATTCACCCATTGTCATCTTTATCAGCGCCTGTATCATTGCATCAATGATGATCTTAGCAGCCTTGGGCGGTCAGGTACAGCAGTTTTTTGGAATTACCGTTGGTACGGCGGTAGCGATGATTGCTTATGTAAGCAGGGTATTTGAACCGATAGAAAGTATCGGGATGGAGATTCAGAACATCCAATCCGCTGTGGCCGGTATAAAAAGAATTAATGAGTTTTTACAGGAACCGGAGCGTAAGAAAACGGATTCATCGATCACTAATAGGGAACTTAACCCAGGTAACGGTCCATTTATTCACTTTGACCATGTGAGTTTTAGCTATGATCAGGAAAAAACTTTAGAAAATCCAATCTTCAATGATCTATGCTTTACGGTAGCATCTGGTGAAGCAGTTACCATCGCGGGAAGAACTGGTGCCGGGAAAAGCACCATCTTCCGTTTGCTTCTGGGCATGTACAGCCCCGATGAAGGAAGAGTGCTGATAAATGGTGTGGATGCCGATAAAATCCCCGATACACAAAAAAGAAAATTGTTTGGTTATGTGGAGCAGTCCTTTCACCAGGTAGCCGGTACGGTGACAGATCAAATTTCTTTGTTTGACCCGGAAATCAGCTTCACACAGGTAGAGGATGCGGCCAAGTTGGTTGGTCTTCACGAGAGTATTTTGGCTCTGGCAAAAGGATATGACACAGAGGCTGAACATGCTGCTTTTTCACAAGGTCAATTTCAGCTGCTCTCCATTGCACGGGCGGTAGCCGCTTCTCCAAAAATCCTGCTGTTGGATGAAATCACCGCCAACCTGGACAGCGATACCGAGGGCCGGGTTTTGGAAGCGTTAAAACGTGCCTCCCAAGGACGAACCGTGATTTCTATTTCCCACCGCTTACATGAGAATACTCTTAACCAGCGAATTATCCAAATCGGAAACCAAACCAAGGAGGTAATCTGA
- a CDS encoding LysE family transporter, with translation MLLIFTTALALGFSGAMMPGPLLTYTIRQSLNTGPLSGFIITLGHALLEVILIALIFLGFDIILQSDMAQIIIGIIGGLLLIFMGIEMIVNSAKNKIKIEMEHNGSDTKNMLLSGAVISAANPYFLIWWVIIGLGFLLEAYKSFGPLGVLVFYVGHISADFIWYGLVSTVVGSTRKFIKENIYRIIIAVLGGLLVFFGGNFIYKAVLQILQIL, from the coding sequence ATGCTTCTTATTTTTACAACTGCCTTGGCATTAGGCTTTTCCGGTGCCATGATGCCTGGCCCCTTACTTACGTACACAATCAGGCAGTCATTAAATACCGGTCCCTTGTCAGGTTTTATTATTACCCTTGGACATGCTCTATTGGAGGTTATTCTTATTGCCTTGATTTTTTTGGGGTTTGACATTATCCTGCAATCGGATATGGCCCAGATCATTATTGGAATTATCGGTGGATTATTATTAATTTTCATGGGTATTGAAATGATTGTCAATTCAGCAAAGAATAAAATTAAAATTGAAATGGAACATAATGGCTCAGATACAAAAAATATGCTCCTTTCGGGGGCTGTGATTAGTGCGGCCAACCCTTATTTTCTTATATGGTGGGTAATTATCGGATTGGGTTTTCTTCTGGAGGCATACAAGTCATTTGGCCCTTTGGGAGTGTTGGTATTCTATGTAGGTCATATTTCCGCTGATTTTATTTGGTATGGGTTAGTTTCCACGGTCGTGGGCTCCACCCGTAAATTCATTAAAGAGAATATTTATCGTATAATCATTGCAGTACTTGGCGGATTACTGGTTTTCTTCGGAGGAAATTTTATTTACAAAGCGGTTTTACAAATACTACAAATACTATAA